The following coding sequences are from one Nilaparvata lugens isolate BPH chromosome 6, ASM1435652v1, whole genome shotgun sequence window:
- the LOC111049045 gene encoding uncharacterized protein LOC111049045 isoform X2, which produces MRGNLLFSFMVLMTLAPAMRMYGNFQTWNFNYRVSVLDNFIFSIGVLFASIDVFLMSERFESVVNLTKSKFKLETIDLDSDFLQDKINLVKNITEDVSKNTLYLIYVMLFFFTSFSLIPLSGFIFYLLQLKSAENLSRPFSLHSYFNVPSFIPEFVENLVLTSIELFGIYYTMAVTTNIHALQSLSINILIGDMKLFQLNVEEVDECFEQILKSEKYEDAPALARKTMENKLRLATRNLVIHHIKIFRKVEQLNYGSNFRIFYVNCYMCLQIVFGISIFLKGELINKIKYGFMTITIVIVEYFFSQNGQLLQNEGEQLKMALYDSRWIGKPRWFIRALQILMLRSNKLPKVGLLNIFTLNRNNMTEVIRGAYSYFNLLNKFS; this is translated from the exons ATGCGTGGCAAtcttctattttcattcatgGTTTTGATGACACTTGCACCGGCCATGAGAATGTATGGAAACTTTCAAACATGGAATTTCAACTATCGAGTATCTGTTCTAGACAATTTTATATTCTCAATAGGTGTTCTTTTTGCATCAATAGACGTATTTTTAATGTCAGAGAGATTTGAAAGTGTTGTAAATCTGACCAAATCGAAATTTAAATTGGAAACAATTGATTTGGACTCAGATTTTCTACAAGACAAAATAAATCTTGTTAAGAATATTACAGAGGATGTTTCTAAAAATACTCTTTACCTCATTTATGTCATGCTATTCTTTTTCACAAGTTTTTCGTTAATACCATTATCCggtttcattttttatcttcttcagTTAAAATCAGCGGAAAATCTTTCTCGGCCTTTCTCTTTGCATTCATATTTCAATGTTCCTTCTTTTATCCCCgaatttgttgaaaatcttGTTTTAACTTCAATAGAACTATTCGGCATTTACTATACTATGGCGGTAACGACTAATATACATGCATTACAATCACTCTcgataaatattttaattggtGATATGAAATTGTTTCAACTGAATGTTGAGGAGGTCGATGAGTGTTTTGAGCAAATTTTGAAGTCGGAAAAATATGAAGATGCTCCAGCTTTAGCAAGGAAAACAATGGAAAATAAGCTGCGTTTAGCGACCAGGAATCTTGTTATAcatcatataaaaatatttag GAAAGTGGAACAATTGAATTACGGATCGAATTTCCGAATATTCTATGTAAACTGTTACATGTGCTTACAGATTGTGTTTGGAATATCTATATTTTTG AAaggtgaattaatcaacaaaataaaatacgGCTTTATGACAATTACAATTGTAATTGTGGAATATTTTTTCAGTCAGAATGGACAATTATTACAGAATGAG GGAGAACAGCTAAAAATGGCTTTATATGACAGTAGATGGATCGGAAAACCAAGGTGGTTCATCAGAGCGCTACAAATCCTCATGCTAAGGAGCAACAAATTACCAAAAGTCGGCCTTCTAAACATATTTACACTCAACAGAAACAACATGACTGAG GTTATCCGAGGAGCATATTCCTAttttaatttgttgaataagttttcataa